The region CTTTCTTGATCGAATCAAGACATCCTGTGGCGTCAATGTTGCCTTCTGGCTGTATGGCTTCCTGGAGAAAATTCAGGTGAACCGCCATGGCATCGGCCTTTATCATCTCTACAGCCCGCTCAAGTCCTTCTATTCCGAATTCTTCGAGTTGTGCAGCACCTACATTTCCATATACGAATGCATTGGGGGCCTTGTCCCTGACTATCCTGAATGAATCTTCAAGGGCCGGGTCTTCTATCGCTGCTCTCTGGCTTCCCACACCTATTCCTATTCCAAGCTCTTCAGCCGCACCTGCAAGCGCGGCATTTACCGCTGTAGTGTCAGGGTGTCCGCCTGTCATTGAAGCAATCAGTATTGGAGCACTCAATTTCTTGCCCAGAAACTCAATTTCCAGATCAAGGTTTTTTTTATTGATTTCAGGAAGGCAGTTATGAACAAGATCCACGTCATCAAAACCTGAAGCCCGAAGCCCTAAATATGATTTATGGGATTCAACGTTCTTTTCAACGCATAATAATAAGTGTTCGATCTTCCTGTCCGATGTGGTCATTTAATACCTGTAATTTAACATTATATATATAATCATTTGTCCGCAATCAGCGTTCCTACATCTTCCCCGTATAAAAATTTAGAGACCATTCCTTTTTTAGAAGCGTTAAAAATACGGGAGCTTATCCCGGCTTTTGAGAGTTCCAGGAATTCTGAAACCTTCCCGAGCATTCCCCCCGTCACGTCGGTGGTGGCTGAACCTTTGATGTCTTTTTTGATATCCACAAAGCTAAGTGGAGTGATCTTTTTTATTACTTCACCAGTTTGATCAAGCACACCTTCAACATTTGTTCCCGCGCCGATCCTGGATGCGTTCATAATCGGCGCAAGATAGGAGATTATCCTGTCCCCGGAGAGGATGGCGGCCCCTTTCATTGTGTCCATCGCCACATCTCCGTGGAGCACAGGCACGACGCCCCTGCCCAACATCACTTTGATCTGCTCCACCTGAAAAAAAGCAATTTTCCCATCTTCAAGAATGCAGGAACTTAACGGATGGACGGGCAACGCGTTAACTCCTGCATTATTTAATGATTCAAGTACCATTGAATTCAACAGTTTTACGGAATTATGCGTGAAATATACGCCCCTGGCATCGAACCCTTCATTTACCCATTTCATAGCCTGGGGATGTCCGAAAGAACCTGCACCATGGACAAGTATGAGATTCGCATCAATATCTTTCTTGAAAGAGGCAATCTCCTGCGATATCCTCTCTATTTCATCCTTTTTTGCAATTGATACAGAACCTTTCTCGGTGATAACACTTCCACCGATCTTTAAGATAATAAGGCTCATTCTGTTTGCACCCCATTCGGAGTGAACCGGGTGACTATGGCATGTCCCCCTGCTTTTTCAATCGCGGACGCAACTTTTTGAGGTGAATCTGTCAGGGCTACCATGCATCCACCCCCTCCAGCGCCTGTGATCTTCGCACCAAAAGCCCCGGCATCCCTGGCCGCATAGACAAGAGAAGATAATTCCGCCGTGCCGACGCCAAGGGCATCGAGCAGCCCGTGATTAATATTCATGAGCTTTCCCAGGGAACTGTAATCTTTTTTTGAGATAAAGATTTCACCTTTTCTGGCGAATGAGCCGATCGTCCTGATTATGGGGTTTATCATATCCGGATATTCTTCTTTGAGCGCGGCCACCTGCTTTACGAGCTTTGCGGTTTTTTTGGGCGATGCTCCTTTGTTGGTGTTACCTATTACCATGCCGCATTCAAGGATAGGTAATCTCTTTCGCGAAGGCATCTCAAACACGCCGCCGAATGTAGATACGAACGTGTCCGTTGGGCTTGCTGCCCCCTGCACTTCTTTTTCGATCTCGTGCCCTGTTTTTGCGATCCATTCACTGTCATATCCAAGCCCGAATTCAATGTTGATCGCAGAAAGGGTTGCGACAGTTACGGCTGCCGAGGAGCCGAGTCCCGAGCCCACGGGAATGTCCGAACTTATGCTGACCGAGACCTTCTTGACACCTATTTTTTCGATCGCGGTTGAAACATAAGGATGTACTTCAAAATCAAGTCCTGTAGTTCCTATATCCGATGATATTGTAATCGCATCAGAGCTTTTTACGCACACACGGGTCCGAAGTTCAATGGCGCAGGCTATGGCAGGCTCGCCGTAAACAACGGCATGCTCACCAAAAAGGTATATCTTGCCCGGGGCTGAGCAGGTGATCATCTTAAAAGTCTCCGATAACTGTCCTAGAGATGCCCTGAATCAATATAAGCATTGCCGATGCGCATAAAATTGTCTATCTTGAATTTTCAATTATTAGGACATCAACCTTTCCTGCTGATCTCAGGGATTACCTAAAAATAGATAGCAATATTTTGGAAACAAACCGCAGATGAACGCCCCGAGTCGCGAGCCTCCCGAGTCGCGCCTCGGGAGGGCGTGTACACGTATTGCTTCGCAATACGTGGGCGCGGAGTCGAGAACCCGCAGGGTTTCGGAGCGGCGCATCCACGTATGCCCGCAGGCATACGTGTCTATGCATTGCGGCGGGCATGACGCCGATGAACGCAGATTTGTTGCCAGGTCTTATGAATAAAATTGGATAAGTTATTCTTTTGTGAACTCTAAAGATACTTGAGTGACTTTGATCGCAAAGCTGTCATCACGAAAGCTATAAAAATGTTAGAGACCATGAATAACTATGGGGTGTTAAAAAATATGGCTTACGAACCAAAGAATTTTGATAGCTTGCTTGGAACGAAAGGGTTCAGCGATCAGTTGCTGAAGAACCATTTCACATTGTACCAGGGTTATGTAACGAACACAAATAAAGTGGCTGATGCATTGAATGCGATGGCAAAAGAAGGAAAGGCCGGGACACCCGAGTATGCTGAACTGAAACGCAGATTCGGCTGGGAATGGAACGGCATGAGATTGCATGAGTATTATTTCGGGAATATGATCAAGGGCGGCAAAGTGATCGATAAAAATACAAATTTCTATAAAAAGATCGCTGAAGATTTCGGATCATATGAAAACTGGGAAAAGGATTTCAGGGCCGTGGGCTCCATGCGCGGCATCGGATGGGTAATACTGTATTACGACGGTATGGGAGACAAACTCTTCAATACCTGGATAAATGAACACGATGTTGGCCACCTGTGCGCGGCAAGTCCCATGATAGTCATGGACGTTTTTGAACATGCCTTCATGATCGACTATCAATTGAAGAGAGCGGACTATATAGAGGCTTTTTTCAAGGCGATAGACTGGTCCCTCGACCCGGGATTTGACAAGATGATGTTCGGATGAGCGCAATCACGCTCACCTTTCCCAATAATTTTTTATTTCATCATTTATATTAACTGCATATCCGCAGCACACAAGCACCGTTGAATATTGACAAAATAGGGGATTTATGCATCTCATACAGGCATCGTACGGGGTATACCGTGACTCTACCTTTCTGCGCTCGTTATCATGCTCCCAAAAAGCGATAGAATCCAGAACTCCTCACAGAATACTGAAAATCAGACGCGCATTATCCAGCGTAAGGTTTAAATATGGATAATTATTACTATTATCTGTCATGGTGGTAATTTATCAAGGAGGTATCTTGAGCAATATTACCGAAATTTGGCAATTTAAAAAGAAAATGGAGGAACTATGTCAACTATCACACATGTTGTAATTGATGGCTTTCTGTATGATGTGCAGAAGCCTACACCGGACACGCTGAAAGAATTCATATTAGAATTCCCAAAAGGTAAAATAGATGAAGTTTTAAAGAACAAGCGATACGCATCAATTAAAAAAGTTAAACCAATCTGAATATAAACGTGATGTTAAAACCCACATTATACATATCAACTTTGATTAATTAGGATTTTTCCTCATACTTATTTTAGATATATAGGTTATTAATTTTTTCCATTTATTGTTAAAATCAAACCGTTTTAGCGATTACGTGTAAAAGATTAATATTAGATTATATAACAAACTGCCTTGCAGAAAAATATTAAAATAATTCATTTCAAGTGCGGAATATGGGATACACTTTTGTGCCCCCTTTTTGACAATTTCCAACAAAAATGGGCGAGAAAAACCTCATGCATCCGTGCGGGGATGCCCTACGAATCATTGCGCGACTGAAGGCGATAGGCGTTCTCGTGCTCCCGAAAGGAAATGGAATCAAGAACTTCCAATATCAGGAAATTAGTGCACCTCCGAAATTCAAGTGCCGATTCTACTTCTCTTGCCTTGAACAAGAAAAAAATAGATTTAGCACCCAAACACTATATAATCAGTAAATTAACAATGGCTAACTATGGAGCTAAAGGATAATCAAAAACAAGGAATCGGACTATTTTTTGTCAGTGTTGGGAGTTTGCTGGGACTGCTCAGCAGTCGTTTACCTAAAGAGTATGGAATTCTAGTATTGATATCCGGAACACTGCTTTACATTGTGGGTGTAATTTTACTTTTTAAGAGTCGAAAATAGGTATGCACAATCTGGCGCACCATATGATAAATCGTGAAATCTTCCAAAAATGCAAAACTATCGAGCATGGGCGCTGATGCTACCGAATTCATTCAGGAGTCAGTGACTGCATCCACACTCGTTCAAACGCCCTCGAGCATGCACACCGATGCATGCCGAAGCCTTAAGGGGAAGAGGGTGGGAAAGAGGAAAGTTAACTTCAAGAATCAATTTATGATGTTTGAAAGGAGTCTTCGAATAAAAAGAAGACTTTCTGAAAAACCTGTATGCATAGCTCTAATTGAGCGAAAGCTTTAATTCAGATAACATAGAACATTAATGTGTGAGTGGAAGCAGCAAAATCACTCAATCAATAAGATAAGGGGAGAAAACTATGCTAAAATTACTATTTTTGTATCTCAGTACATTAGGTAATGCAAAAGCGATGGTAGATCAAGAAATGTTGAAGCAAAAGCCATGAAGGGAGATACAAAATATGGATAAGCCGAATTTAACTAATGTTTTAGAAGAATCAACTATAGATGAATTTAAGAAAAATTTGAGAGGCAACCTTTTTCGGCCTGGAGATGAAGGTTATGAATCGTCTCGAAAAATTTTCAATGCCATGATTGATAAACATCCAGGATTAATAGTTAAATCTGCCGGAGTAGCAGATGTAATCACTACGGTCAATTTTGCTCGTAAAAATAATTTGTTATTGGCAGTGAAAGGTGGAGGTCATAGCGTAGCAGGACACGCTATATGCGACGGCTGTCTAATGATAGATCTTTCAAATATGAAAGGAATTAGAGTAGATCAAATAGAAAGGACCGTACGTGCAGAATCTGGAGTTGTATTAGGAGAATTGGACCACGAGACACAGATTCACGGGCTTGCTACATCGCTTGGGACGATTTCTGTTACCGGTATTTCTGGATTAACACTAGGCGGAGGAATTGGCTGGTTAATGGGAAGATATGGTCTGGCGTGCGATAATCTTGTGTCTGTTGATATTGTTACAGCAGATGGTAGATTTATTACTGCAAGTTCTAAAAAAAATCAGGATTTATTCTGGGGAATAAGAGGCGGAGGAGGTAATTTTGGTATCGTTACATCTTTCGAATATAAAGTCTATCCTATTAGTCAGGTTCTAGCAGGTCTTATATTGTGGCCTCTGGATAAGGCTAAAGAAGTGTTGCACTTTTTCAGGGACTTTACGAGAGATGAGCCTGATGAATTAGGCACAATACTTGCGATTGCAACATTGCCAGGTGGAGTACCTGTGGTTGGGGTAGCAGTTTGTTATTCTGGAGAAATAGAAAAGGGAAAAAAAGTGCTGGCACCATTGAGAGAATTTGGCGCTCCAGTGGTTGATACTATAGGACCGATGCAATATGAACGTGCTCAAAAAATGTTAAATGATACGGCTCCCTCTGGAAAACTAAATTATTGGAAATCAGCGTTTTTGAAAGAATTATCGGACAATGTCATCGAAACAATAATATCTTATACGAAGAATGTACCATCGCCCATTTCAATGGTTCATATATGGTCACATCACGGTGCAGTGAATAGGATAAAAACAGGAGAAATTGCATTTAGCAATCGTAATTATCAATATAATTTCCACATAGTGAGCATATGGGAAGATAAAGCAATATCAGAAAAGAATCTTGAATGGACAAGAAATTTCTGGAAGGCAATGGAGCCTTTTATGGCCAGTCAGATTTATTTGAATTTCATAAGTTCCGAAGAAGAAGGGCGAATTATAGCTGCATACGGGAAGAATTACGAGAGGCTAGTTGCTTTAAAAAATAAATATGATCCTACAAACCTATTTCGTATGAATCAGAACATTAAACCTTCACAGATGTAGTGAGGAAAGCCGTTTGCCTAATTAAAAATGAATTTCGCGGGGGAATTGACATGTATTAAGATATGAAAAATAAAATTAAAATAACTGGATTATGGTATGTGCCTTAAACTATATTTCTTAACTATATAAATTTGATATACTTGAGTTTTCTGCGATGGGTGTGTGATGCATCTGTGCTCGTTGCTCACAGAAGCCGATAGGTAACCCGAATTCTTCTTAAAATGTGAAAATTCGGCGCCCAAAAATAGAACTCACACTAATTCTCATAATTGAAGGTAATATGATGTCGCCAGAGCAAGCTTTCCGAAAAATTTCTATCATGTGGAAAGTGTTAAATACATTTAGTAAATTATGCATTACATAATGTAAAATATTATTGACATTTTGAGGAATTAGAATGAGCGAAAAAGAGAAAAGTTATACGATAATGAGGATTTTAACAGCTGTCTTAGTAGCGGCAGGCATGGGGTTCGCAATCGCCACACGCAATCTGATTGGCGGAGTAATGATACTCGCTATAGGATTATCTTTGTTTCTGTTTATGAAAACTAGATACAAAGATGTTGTTATCGCAGATGAAAGAACCAGAAAGATTTCTGAAAAGGCCATTGCAGGTGCTTTCTGGATCTATTTAGTAAGCATAGTTCTGGCTAACATTGCAGTTATTTTTCTTGGGCCTTTGGATCTGGAAATTATTGAACAGGTTAAACCGGCTGTTACCTATATTACCTATACATTCTTTTTCCTGATTTTCCTGTACGAAGCTCTCAGGTTCTATTACAAGAACGAAATGTAGGGGCACTAATGAAAAACAAGCTCAAAGTATTCCGGGCCATGCATGATATGACTCAAGAAGACCTTGCTCAAAAAGTTAAAGTCACGAGGCAAACCATAAATGCAATTGAAAAAGAAAAATATAATCCCTCACTTGAGTTGGCTTTTAAATTTGCTAAACTTTTCAAAGTTAAAATTGAGGATATTTTCGCATTTAATGATGAAGATTTATAACCTTTTAGCGATAAAGGACAATTCAAATGGTAATAATAACTTTTATTTTTTATTTCCTTGTTTTTGCAGTGTTCCACAGTGCTCTCGCTACGGATTTTGTCAAAGAGGAAGCCGAAAGGTTGCTTGGAAATAAGTTCCGTTTTTACAGGATAATATACGTGATCATCAGTCTCATCACATTCGCTCCGGCTTTCTTTATCTGGATCATCGGCTCGACCCCTCTTGCCTACTTCATCCCCGGCTGGTTGTATCCTTTTTTTCTTCTTGTTCGCATGCTCGCACTCGGTTTGTTTGCCTATGCTGCATTCCAGACCGACGTCCTTGAATTTATCGGGCTGAGGCGAAGCGCGAAAAATGAATTGATAACAACGGGCGCTTACGGGATAGTCCGGCATCCGCTCTACGCAGGCGGCATTATCCTGGTATTCACAAAGACGGAAATGAGCCAGCTTGACCTGACCGCCGTGCTGCTTGTATCGATCTATCTCATTATTGGAGCCTTCATTGAGGAGAAAAGATTACTGGAAATTTTCGGCGAAGAATATAGGAAATATCAAAATAATGTCTCGATGTTCATTCCCATAAAATGGATTATGAAGTTGAAAATACATAGATGAAATGGATCAGGTGGCTATGGCAAATTCAAGTTTCAAAGGCTACGCTCAGGTTGTGGCCGCTTCCGTTTTATTCGGATCCATCGGCATCTTCATCAAACTCATCACCGATATGCCGATTCCCTCTATGATATTCTACAGGCTTTTCTTTGGATTTGCCGCTATAATTCTTTATCTTTACATCTGCGGCAATTTCAAGGAACTCAGGTTTAAAGAGAAAAAGAAATACCTTCTGCTGCTCGGTCTTTTCGAGGCAGGTGCAATTCTCACTTACTATTATTCGGTCAGGTATACAGATGTGTCAATGGCGGTGCTGCTGCTGTATACCGCGCCCATGTACGTTATTCTTATGTCCCCCTTCATACTGAAAGAGAATATAACGCGCAAAAGCATTTTCGCACTGGCATTATCAATAACAGGGATTATCATAGTGATTCAACCCGGATCTTTAATCATTGAGGGAATGAGTTCTTTTGGGATTTTTTCTGGTATTATATCAGGTCTGTTATATGCTTTGATGATACTCACATCCAGGTATCTCAGGAACTATTACTCGGGTACAGCCCAGGCAACATGGTCTATCATCGTGTCATTAGTTGTCTTTTCACCTTTTTCAATGGCAGTATCCCCGGCAGTGATACAAGGAAACCTGTATCTTCTCATACTGTTCGGCCTCATACCCACTGCATTGGGCGGGATAATTTACCTGAATGGCCTCCGATTGGTGAGAGCCCAGGACGCAAGCATCATCTCACTCCTTGAACCGGTCAGCGCTATGGTCTTTGCATACATAATATTGAGTGAGCCTGTTTCATTGGCCACGATGATTGGCGGTGGTTTCATACTTGCAGGGGCTGTAATTATCAGCAGGGAAAAGCAAATAGAGGCCGCACCCAAGTAGGCATGGTTTTTACGAATGAAGTGTTGGCTTCTGCTGCACAGTTGGAGCCTTCTCAAGCACGGTCTTAAGCTTTACTTTTCCTGGGCCCCTGAAAAATTCCATGGAAACCCTGTCGCCCACTTTGTGCTTGTTAAGGACTTTGATCAGGTCCCTGACGTTATTTATCTCAATATCGTCCATGCGGACCAGGATATCCGCAACTTCTATTCCTGACCTGTCAGCTTCGCTTCCGGCCACCACGTTTGTCACCACCACCCCTTTTTCCGTCGGAAGGTTATAGTACGCCACGAGCTTGGGATTGACATCAACGGCATTCATGCTGATCCATGGTCTTACGATTTCGCCATGTTCTCTTAGCTGGTCGGCCACCCACATTGCGGATTGTATCGGGATTGCGAAGCCGATACCCTGTGCGAAAGGTATGATGGCACTGTTGATCCCAACGACGACACCTTTGCTGTCGACAAGCGGACCACCGCTGTTCCCGGGATTAATAGCAGCGTC is a window of Candidatus Methanoperedens sp. DNA encoding:
- a CDS encoding isopentenyl phosphate kinase, encoding MSLIILKIGGSVITEKGSVSIAKKDEIERISQEIASFKKDIDANLILVHGAGSFGHPQAMKWVNEGFDARGVYFTHNSVKLLNSMVLESLNNAGVNALPVHPLSSCILEDGKIAFFQVEQIKVMLGRGVVPVLHGDVAMDTMKGAAILSGDRIISYLAPIMNASRIGAGTNVEGVLDQTGEVIKKITPLSFVDIKKDIKGSATTDVTGGMLGKVSEFLELSKAGISSRIFNASKKGMVSKFLYGEDVGTLIADK
- a CDS encoding mevalonate kinase; its protein translation is MITCSAPGKIYLFGEHAVVYGEPAIACAIELRTRVCVKSSDAITISSDIGTTGLDFEVHPYVSTAIEKIGVKKVSVSISSDIPVGSGLGSSAAVTVATLSAINIEFGLGYDSEWIAKTGHEIEKEVQGAASPTDTFVSTFGGVFEMPSRKRLPILECGMVIGNTNKGASPKKTAKLVKQVAALKEEYPDMINPIIRTIGSFARKGEIFISKKDYSSLGKLMNINHGLLDALGVGTAELSSLVYAARDAGAFGAKITGAGGGGCMVALTDSPQKVASAIEKAGGHAIVTRFTPNGVQTE
- a CDS encoding Fe-Mn family superoxide dismutase translates to MLETMNNYGVLKNMAYEPKNFDSLLGTKGFSDQLLKNHFTLYQGYVTNTNKVADALNAMAKEGKAGTPEYAELKRRFGWEWNGMRLHEYYFGNMIKGGKVIDKNTNFYKKIAEDFGSYENWEKDFRAVGSMRGIGWVILYYDGMGDKLFNTWINEHDVGHLCAASPMIVMDVFEHAFMIDYQLKRADYIEAFFKAIDWSLDPGFDKMMFG
- a CDS encoding FAD-dependent oxidoreductase, translated to MDKPNLTNVLEESTIDEFKKNLRGNLFRPGDEGYESSRKIFNAMIDKHPGLIVKSAGVADVITTVNFARKNNLLLAVKGGGHSVAGHAICDGCLMIDLSNMKGIRVDQIERTVRAESGVVLGELDHETQIHGLATSLGTISVTGISGLTLGGGIGWLMGRYGLACDNLVSVDIVTADGRFITASSKKNQDLFWGIRGGGGNFGIVTSFEYKVYPISQVLAGLILWPLDKAKEVLHFFRDFTRDEPDELGTILAIATLPGGVPVVGVAVCYSGEIEKGKKVLAPLREFGAPVVDTIGPMQYERAQKMLNDTAPSGKLNYWKSAFLKELSDNVIETIISYTKNVPSPISMVHIWSHHGAVNRIKTGEIAFSNRNYQYNFHIVSIWEDKAISEKNLEWTRNFWKAMEPFMASQIYLNFISSEEEGRIIAAYGKNYERLVALKNKYDPTNLFRMNQNIKPSQM
- a CDS encoding DUF2178 domain-containing protein; its protein translation is MSEKEKSYTIMRILTAVLVAAGMGFAIATRNLIGGVMILAIGLSLFLFMKTRYKDVVIADERTRKISEKAIAGAFWIYLVSIVLANIAVIFLGPLDLEIIEQVKPAVTYITYTFFFLIFLYEALRFYYKNEM
- a CDS encoding helix-turn-helix transcriptional regulator → MKNKLKVFRAMHDMTQEDLAQKVKVTRQTINAIEKEKYNPSLELAFKFAKLFKVKIEDIFAFNDEDL
- a CDS encoding isoprenylcysteine carboxylmethyltransferase family protein — translated: MVIITFIFYFLVFAVFHSALATDFVKEEAERLLGNKFRFYRIIYVIISLITFAPAFFIWIIGSTPLAYFIPGWLYPFFLLVRMLALGLFAYAAFQTDVLEFIGLRRSAKNELITTGAYGIVRHPLYAGGIILVFTKTEMSQLDLTAVLLVSIYLIIGAFIEEKRLLEIFGEEYRKYQNNVSMFIPIKWIMKLKIHR
- a CDS encoding DMT family transporter; protein product: MANSSFKGYAQVVAASVLFGSIGIFIKLITDMPIPSMIFYRLFFGFAAIILYLYICGNFKELRFKEKKKYLLLLGLFEAGAILTYYYSVRYTDVSMAVLLLYTAPMYVILMSPFILKENITRKSIFALALSITGIIIVIQPGSLIIEGMSSFGIFSGIISGLLYALMILTSRYLRNYYSGTAQATWSIIVSLVVFSPFSMAVSPAVIQGNLYLLILFGLIPTALGGIIYLNGLRLVRAQDASIISLLEPVSAMVFAYIILSEPVSLATMIGGGFILAGAVIISREKQIEAAPK
- a CDS encoding trypsin-like peptidase domain-containing protein; protein product: MASFDETVVAAVEKIIPSVVNISEVKLIKDAYLHVHPVPGVGSGFIIGKDGFILTNAHVVLGSQEIKVTLEDGRIFPGEVRGLDTIMDLAVIKIEAANLPVPETAKGNGLKIGQMAIAIGSPLGLVGGPTVTAGVISALNRSIQTEVTFMEGLIQTDAAINPGNSGGPLVDSKGVVVGINSAIIPFAQGIGFAIPIQSAMWVADQLREHGEIVRPWISMNAVDVNPKLVAYYNLPTEKGVVVTNVVAGSEADRSGIEVADILVRMDDIEINNVRDLIKVLNKHKVGDRVSMEFFRGPGKVKLKTVLEKAPTVQQKPTLHS